The Fibrobacter sp. genome contains the following window.
CGGTAAGCTTCCTAACCAGATTTGGGAAGACTAGTTCGCTGTCTTTGCAAAAATCTCTATTTCCAGCGTGTCGCGCTTAGAAGGGTCGGCCTTGCTTTCTGCTATCAGCTGGGCGGTTTCACCTTCGGCATTGGCTTGGACAACTAGATAATCTGACGAAATTTCCTGTTCTGCCTTACCATCGGCTTCGCAGTCGGAAATCTTGTAATTGTTGTTGATCTTTAAAAGGTCCTTGCAGGGAACGAACCAGGAAACGTCTTGGCCAACATACGTCCAGGCTTTGTCTTTGTAAGGCTCGGATGTGAACTGGAACTGGTTGAATCGAATCAGGTCGCCTTCGCTTGCTTCAATGGACTTGTAATATTCATCATTTTGTGGATCATAGAACTGCATGGACTTCAGAAGTCCCGGCTGTTGGATCTGGGTGAATAGCTGTAGTACATAACGAAGAGAGTCTGCAACCTGGTCCAAGGGCGATGAGTTGAGACGAAGATAATGCAGGTAGTAAGGGCCATCTGCAGGGATCTTGAGCGCGCCACCGTATACGGAACTAAGTTCAACCTGTCGCTTCTGTTTCTGGTCAAGAATTTCTAGAATGACAGGGCTGGTAAATTTGTCGTCGTCGTAATTGGAAATCCAGTGGGAGACGATCAGGGAATCGCCTTTCTTGTAGTCGCCAAGCCAAACGAACTGTTCCTGGCGAAGATTGTATCTGTAGATTGCGCTGTCTGGGGAATCCTTAGGACGAGTTCGCTTGAATACGCTACCGGGGTAGGGAATGGAATCCGGATTTGAAAAATATTCGCCTTTCTCTAATGCACGCGCTTTTGTTTTTGCTTCAAAGAATGCGTAAGGGCCGGTGTAGGCGTTGGAGAAGGATTCTGTGGAAATCTTCAAGGTCCAGTTGACGGAATCGTTGGGAACAAGGAGTGTGTCCAGATTCTTTGTATATGATCCGAGGACATTGTCTCCATCGTTTAACTGGTATTTTTTTACGTTCTTGCCGGAGGTGGTAAGGTTGACGCTGTAGCCGTCGTTGGCCGTGAAACCGATGCTGATGTAGTCCGGGGCGTCGTCAATGGAAACAATCCCGCGGATGGTGTCAGTCATGTTCATCTCAATTTCTTCTTCGTCTCCAGTAAAATTGTAGTAGGCAGTGTCGACTTGAACCAACAGACGCAAGTTGGAGTCGTCTGTAAACTTGCCTAGGATTTCTAGGTAATAGTGGTTCTTGCTGAATACGACAAACTGGTTGGAATCCTTGAATACGGCGCCGTCCTTGGATCCAAGGCTAGGAACGAAGTAGTTTGTGTACAGTGAATCCTTTTGATCTTTGGATTTGGGAATTGCAGTCAAGGTCTTGAGTTGATTGCCAAATTCACTGCGGATTTGGATCTTGTCGTCTTTGATGTCGTTTGTAGATGCGAAGACCTTGATGCGGCTTCCCTTGGGAAGGTCGCCGATATACAGGGGAATGGATGTGACGGAGCTGTCGATATAGGTTTCACTGCTGTCTATTGAGGAAGAATCTCCCTTGGACAGTTCGATGTTAACCTTCATGGTGTCGTTGATGGAAATTTCGCCGCGATAGTCGATGTCGGCTCGAGTACTAAGAGAACTGCTTGAACTATAGGACGAAATGGAGGAACTGCTATCGGTGTTTTCCGTGGATGCACTTGATGAATCGTCTCCACAAGCGGTGAAAACAGCTGAAGCGGCAAAGGATGCAAGACCGAATTTAAGGTTTTTTTTGAAACTCATCGTCAGTCTCCTAGTTCAAAATGTAGAACTTCTGCTCTGCTGTAAAGGCCTCGCCGATAACCTTCAGGATGTACCGACCAGTGGGGAACGCCTTGGCCTTGAACTTGAAATTAGTTTTCTTTTCGCCTTCAAGTTCTCGTGCTGCAACGGTAAGCATTCTCTTGCCGAATTCATTCATGATTTCGATTTGAACGAATTGCGGGTAGCCTACAGTCAAGTCAAAATTGCATTCAAGGGAATAGATGTCGATCTGAACCTTGGTTAAGGTGTAGCCGCCGTCCATGGCTTCTCCTCCGACAGAACGGGTGTTGTCGAAGTAGCCTACGTATAGAGCAGGTGCGAACTGCTTGCCTGCAGCAGGGGAGTTGAGGACTGTTTCACCGGGTTCTACCGCGGTGAGAATCAAGGTGTACAGCCCGGAGCTATGCTTTCGTTTGAAAAAATCGGTGAGGGTGGGAGTCCTTAGGAATGCACCAAGAGGTGCCTTGGGATTAAGAGTGATGATGCCGAGGTATTCTGCATACTTGGTGTCAACACCGCCGCCGGAATTCTTACGGATGTTGAACTGTCCTCCGGCCTGGGGGAGATTTGCGGGGGCGTTTTCCCAGGTAAGTTCGTTGTCTGGCCAATCAATGCCGAGCTTCTGGTCGCCAAAGTTCATGTCCTTGGAAGTTTCCTTGAGACCGAAGATATTGAACTGCACGGGCTTGGTTATGCTGTCGGGCATGTCCAGCTGTAAAGCGACGTCAAATAGGGGGCCAGGAAGAGCGGAGAGGTCGTAACGTAGGTAGAGCTTGCCTGCGCTTCCGGATATGTTTGCGACCCTCATTTCCGGGTCGGTATTGTGAGGGCTGTAGTTGTCGAATTCCGAAATCCAGGTGGCTGCGCCGCGACCGCTGGGAATATTGTCGCCGCTATGGTCCAGGGTTGTGTATTTCTTATCGAAAACGTAGATCTTGCCTGTGTCTGCTCCGGTCTGATAGCCGTCGTCACCTGTCATGATAATGTTGTAGCGACCGCTGGCGGTAAAAGAAACGTCGGTGGAGTAAGCCATGCTGTCGGAGAAGACAACCTTGCCGGGGCCAGTTCCTTTTTTCCAGCGGACAGGTACTTCGCAAAGTCCGTCTCCGCGGCCGTCGTCAATGACAGAACCTGTTACGCGGAGTCGGTTGGGCTGGACCAGGAGCATTTCCTTGGGGATGGTAACCTGAGGCTTTTCGTTGGCGCCCTGCTTGGGTGCGTAGCCGACGAAAAGGGGAAGCCTTGCTCCGCCTTCTTCGTTACGAGGGAGATCTTTTCCAAAGAGGGACTTGATGGCAGAAGCCTGTCGTGATTCTTCGACAATCTTGTGATATGGATTTCCGCGGCGCAAGGTTTCCCTAAGTCCAGTAACGGAAAGTCCAGAGTTGTCATTGATGAACATGGGGCGGTCTTTTGCCTTGTCGCTTGCTTCGATTTCGACTCCAATCAGTTCGGCGTTCGCCTTGTTGAAGTTCTGCAGAATTGTATTGCCTTTCTTGGCGGTCAGTCCAAGAATCCAGATGGTGCCGCCGTTGTTGGTAATCTTGGGTCCCTTCGTGTCGCCAATCATGGTGACTTGACGGCCCCACAGTTTCTGGTGGTTAATCTGGATTGTTCCCACGGCAACGTCTTCAAGATAGACGTCTCCAGTACCGATTTCATCGGTTTCCAGGGATTTTACCATCATGTTTTTCAGCAAGATGGATCGGGTAGATTTCTGGATGATGCCGCTGCCGAATTCGGAGAATCGTTCAATGGTCAGTTCGTTAAAGGCGCCCTTCTCGATGATGAACTTGCCCTTGCCATCGATGCGACCTTCGATGCCGATTAGACGGCGAACACGGTTGCGGATATAGATGTCTCTATTGATTGTCCAACGTCCTCCTGGAGGGAAGAATATGGTTTCTGCACCATCATCGATGGCGTCTTGAATTGCCTTGGAATCGTCTGATCCTGTGCTGGATTTTCCACCGTAATCGCCGGCAATGGTTATCCAGTTGTCGGCCTTCTGTTCCGCAAAGTTGGGTGTTTCTGCAACAGCGACTCGCATAGACTGCTTTGGGCTGTGGCATAGCTGCTTGCTTTCTTCAGAAGTGAATTCAATAATCTCGTTTGGAATTTCTTCCTGATATCCTTTCTTTTTGCTCTTGATTGTTTTAGCGTATTTGCTGATTTTCATGGAACGGATGAATAATCCGGCGTCGTTCATGATTGCTGTCGTTGGAACGGATTTCTTTTTACCTGGATCGTACTCTAGCAGACCATCTACAAGACTCAACATGGCGTAAGGACCATGGTTATATACGGCTGGAACGCCGCCCTTGAAACGCAGGGCTCGCGCAGCAACGTTCATGTTCTCGTTTTCAAAACCGACTTTTTTCTGGCCACCGAGGGTGACATGCTCCAGGGTAATAGTACCCTTTTCGCCCTTGGCATATATGCCGATGTTGAATCCGCGAACTTCGACATTCTTGATTAAAAGTGGGCCTATGTTTTCACTGAAACTGAGGTCAACTCCGTAAACGCCGGTGCTGTCACCGGAATAGATTTTTACGTTAGAAAGGGTACCCTGGTTTGCTGCGTTAAACTGGATGCCGATGGCACCGGGATTTCCCTTTCCGGTTCGAATGGTCATGTCTCGGACTGAATTTCTGATTTTCAGTTCTGGCCCCATGCCAGTAAAAATAACAGCCTTCGGAAAATCAGCGTTGTCGAACCCGTAGGTGGAATCAGCCAATTGGATGATTGTTCCGCCCATGCTTTGACCCTGCAGAATGGTTCTACGGCTGGAGGTTTCTGCCTTGCCAGTTTCTGGCCAAACCAGTTGTTCGGAGATTTTGTAAATCCCGTGAGGAAGGTAGATGATGTAGTCGCCGTCGGGATGGTCGTTTAACGCCTGTTGGATGGCCTGGGTGTCATCGGTCTTGCCGTCAGCCTTGGCGAGGTAGGGTTCCTTGGTTACATTGATCACCGTCTTCCCTAGGGGAAATTCCACCTGGGCAAAAAGGGATGCGGTAAACAGAGCCACAAAAAGCACGAAAACGCGATACATATTAACCTCCAAACTACCTTTTAATATATGTTTTTATTCAGGAATGGGGTAATATGTTGCAGCTAGTCTCCGCATTTCTCAAATACAAAGGGGTTATGGTCACCCTGAACCTTAAAAATACGGCGGTCGCGCTCACATTCCCTCGGTGTTACCGGGTACATTTTGTCCCAGGCTTCGAACAGCTTGCGGTCTTGTGAAGAAAGCTTGATTCCGTAGGTCTTTTCCATGTAGAAACTGACTCGGGCGATGATGCCGCGGGCTTCTTCGCGGGGCTGGGCCTTTTTCTCCTTGAAGTCAACGATTGTCTTGCATTTGCCGTACATGGGCGTAGGATCGTTGGTCCACTGGCTGTACATGAAGTTGTTGCGGTCTCCATTGACTTCGCCAATGGCCGGATAGAGGTTGTGGAGGTCACCTTCCATGATCTTGAAGGTTGTGTCGTTGGCGCTGCAGTTCTTGCGGCCACCCTCTTTCCAGCAGGGAAGGAAATGCCCCATGTTGTGGGCTGTCACGATATGCTCCCATTCGATGGACTGGGCTCGCTTGAAACTTTTTCTGTTGGGATTGTTTCGAGGTTCAAAGTCGCAGCTGCTGAAATCCACCGTCTTCTTGTCCAGATACTTGCAGCCACAGTAAAGGGTTTCCTGCAGGTCGCCGTAGTAGATGCGCCGCATCTGCTTTCCTGCATCGCGGTAGTTGTAATGCTGGGGCTTTGCCTCGGGATCAACCTTGGCGAAGGATTCCGTAAAGAGAATCAACAAGACGATGGCAAGAAGAGCCAACATGGAAACTGGAGCAGATTTAGAAAACTTGCGACGCATGTATAAACCCGATATAAAAAAGACAGGACCAAGGAACCTTGGACTCCTGCCTTGAAAGTAGATTATTTTTGATCTGTTGTAATGAACTTGGTTTGCTGAGGCCCGCGATTACTAAGGCCTGCGATTACAGCGCAGGGTCCTTGGCGTTGTTGGCAGCAAAGGCTGCTGCGCGATCGATGCAGGTTCCGCAAGTTCCGCAGGGCTTGTCTCCACCTTCATAACAACTCCAGGTCAGTTCCAGAGGAGCCTTGAGGTTTAAACCTTCCCTTACCACATCGGCCTTGGTCATACCCGCGAAGGGTGCGAAGACCTTGACTTGGTTGTAGGTTCCGATGGAAATGGCCTTGCTGATGGTTTCCACAAATTCGGAACTGCAGTCGGCGTAGGCATTGCCGGCGGCATCGTCCCCGTGGGCACCAAGATAGAGCGTTACGTCGTCGTTTTCAAAAATGCTTTGGGCAAGGCTAGCGCAGGCGCTGAGCATCAGTCCGTTTCTGAAAGGAACGTAAGTGGATACCTTGCCGTTTGCGGCAGCGGAATTAGCCGGTGCCGTGGCAGCCTGTTCTGAAATTTGCTCCGCGTAGCTCTTGTGACTGATTTCCTGGGAGGAATTTGCCAGCAGGGAACAGTTGGAATACTGAAGAATAGTGGAAATGTCCAGCTCGTAATGGGGCAAGTTGTAGAAGTCTGCAACGGCCTTGGCGCTATCCAATTCCTTGCGATGTTTTTGCCCATAGAAAATGGATGTGGTGACCACGTTTTCGGCGCCAAACTTGGCTACAGCCATGGCGACACAGACGGTGGAATCCACACCGCCCGATGAAAGAACGATTGCTTTTTTCATGATAATGTCCAAGGTTCCAGGCGTGAGGCCTGGGCTGCTGTTTACTTCCAGGAGTTACGACGGTCAACGCTTGCGAACAGGCGGTCTGTAGCCTTCTGTTCATAAACAGTACCCGGCTTGCCGTAGTTAGCGAAGGGGTAGATGGAAATGCCACCGCGGGGGGTGAAGATACCTTCCACTTCGATGTACTTGGGATCAAGAAGCTTAATCAGATCCTTCATGATGATGTTGGCACAATCCTCATGAAAGTCCCCGTGATTACGGAAACTGAACAGGTAAAGCTTTAGGGACTTGGATTCCACAATGTACTGGTCTGGAACGTAATTGATGCGGATTTCTGCAAAGTCCGGCTGACCAGTCTTGGGACAGAGGGACGTAAATTCAGGGCAGTTCAGCATGACCATGTAGTCGTTATCCGGATGCTTGTTTGGAAATTTCTCCAACACGTCCGGGTCGTAGTCGTACTTGTATTTGGTGTTCTGGTTACCGAGGAGTGTAACTCCTTCCAGTTCTTCGCTAGACCTGCCTGAATGCTGGTCAAAATAATCCGAAAAGATTTCGGCCATAATGTGCTCCTAGTTTTGTTTTAAGACAGGCGGAATTTCGAACTGTCTTCTCTTGCGATTATCCATAATATAGAAAAGTTTTTTGGATAGTAAGAGTCGGGACTGGGTTTGCTATATTTTGGACATGCAAAACGCTGGTATGGAATATCTTAATTCCCGACTGATGTTCGGGATGGTGCCCGGTCTGGAATCAACCAGAAAGCTCTGTGAAGCCATGGGAAATCCTCAGAAGAAATTCAAGACCATTCATGTGGTGGGAACCAACGGAAAGGGCTCCACCAGTTTTTATCTGGCCGGAGTGCTGCAAGCACACGGTTTCAAGACAGGCTTGTTTACCAGCCCCCACCTTGTAAGCCTGCGTGAAAGGATCCGCGTAAATGACTTGCCTATCGGTGAAGAAGATTTGGATCGTCTTCTTTTGAAAGTGAAGGCTGCTGCAGACGCTATTAATTCTTGCGCTGGGGCAGGGGAGGCCATCGAGCCTACGTTCTTTGAGGTCCTTACGTTGGTTGGATTCCTATACTATGCGGAACAGAATCTTGATGTTGCTGTTCTTGAAGCGGGCATGGGAGGCCGACTTGATAGTACGGCGGTTGCCGAAGGTGAACTGACGGTTCTTACCAGCATTGGCTTGGAACATACAGAAGTGCTGGGCGCAACTGAAAGCGCCATCCTGAAGGAAAAGATGGCTGTTGGCGGCAAGACCTATGTTGTTGGCGGGCTGTCACAGGAACTTCTGGAAGAGGCAAGGCTGTTCGCCGCTTCCCGTGGGGCGGAGTACGTCGTGCCGTCGATTCGTGATGATATTTCTCTGCCAAACTTGGGACAGCATTATGTAGAAAATGCAAGTTTGTCTCTTGCTGCCGCAAAGTTGTTCTGCGAAAAAGTTGCCGGGCGAAATGCTGCCAAATCGGGCTGTGATGGCATCGCTTATGACGACGCTCTGGCCGTCCGTATCCTAGGGAAACGCTCCTGGGCTGGCCGCATGCAGACCCTGGCCAACCGCGAAGGCCGTGTGGATTACATTTTGGATGGAGCCCACAATTCTCACGCGGTTCGCCGTCTTGTCCAGGCTTTGGATCGCTACTATCCGGGTGTCAAGTTCCATTGCGTCTTCGGCGCCCTCAAGGACAAGGATGTGGACGAAATGCTTAAGCTGATGGCGCCTCATGTAAGTCATTGGCACATCACAAAGACTCCTTACCCGCGGTTTCGGGAACTGGATGACTTACGCTCCCAGCTGGCGGCCTTGAACTTGCCGGTAGCAACCGAGGGCCTGCTCAGTCGCGAATTCTTGGACCGTGTCCGCGCAGCATCAGAACTCCCCGTATTGATTACGGGAAGCCTTTACATGATTGGCGAAAGTGTGCAGGCCTTGAAGAAGGATTACGAGGGCCTTGCATTTTTCCGCGGGCTAGACCAAACAACAAACGAACATCGCTAACTCTGGCGGACACTAATAAAATCAGGTTGTCGCTGATAAAATTAGACGACCGCTATTGAAATCTGGCGGACGTTAATGAAAAAACGCGCGGTTTAAACCGCGCGTTTTTTGATGGGAGTTATCTGCACATGTCAAAATAGACTGTGCAGACCCTCGTCTTATTTATTCATCTGCTTGATCAAGTTCAGAGCGGAACCGGCCTTGAACCATGCCCACTGCTGTTCGTTGTAGGTGTGGTTCAGGGTGATGTTGTCGGCGGAACCGTCTTTGTGGTGTGCCACCAAGGTGAGCGGCTTGCCCGGAGCAAACTCGGTGAGGCCGAGAATGTCGAACACGTCCTGTTCCTGGATCTTGTCGTAGTCTGCCGGGTTAGCGAAGGTGAGGGCCAGCATGCCCTGCTTCTTCAGGTTGGTTTCGTGAATACGAGCGAAGCTCTTCACGATCACAGCCTTAACACCCAGGAAGCGGGGTTCCATAGCAGCGTGTTCGCGGCTGGAGCCTTCACCATAGTTTTCGTCACCGATAACGATGGAGCCGATGCCCTTTTCCTTGTAAACCTTAGCAAGTTCCGGAACTTCCTTATAGGAACCGCACTGGCAGAGAACCTTGTTGGTTTCGCCGTTGAAAGCGTTCACAGCACCGATGAGCATGTTGTTGGAAATGTTTTCCAAGTGACCGCGGTAGTTGAGCCACGGACCTGCCATAGAAATATGGTCGGTGGTGCACTTGCCCTTGGCCTTAATGAGGATCGGAGCGCCCATGATGTCCTTGCCGTCCCATGCCGCGAACGGTGCCAGAGCCTGGAGACGCTTACTTTCCGGATTGATGGTCACGGTGATGGAGGAACCGTCTTCTGCCGGAGCCTGGAAACCAGCATCCTTCACTTCGAAGCCGTTGACCGGGAGTTCGCACTTTTCAGGAGGATCCAGCTTCACAGCCTTGCCTTCGCCATTGACGAGGGTATCGGTAGCCGGGTTGAAAGTGAGCTTGCCGGAGAGAGCTGCGATTACAGCCATCAACGGGGAAGCGACGAAAGCGTGAGTGTTGGGGTTGCCATCGGCGCGCTTTGCAAAGTTACGGTTGAAGGAGTGGACGATGGTGTTCAATTCCTTCTTGTCGGCACCAGCACGGTCCCAACGGCCAATGCAAGGACCGCAGGCGTTGGTCATGATGGTTGCGCCAAACTGCTTGAACAAGTCAATGAGGCCGTCGCGTTCAGCGGTGTAGCGGACCTGTTCGGAACCCGGGTTGATGATGAGCGGGCACTTGGGGGTAAGACCCTTGGCCAGAGCCTGCTTGATCATGCTTGCAGCCATGAACAAATCTTCGTAGCTGGAGTTGGTGCAGGAACCGATGAGGGCTGCGCTAACTTCGTCCTTGGATTCCGGCTTTGCGTCTGTTGCCTTGATGGATTCTGCCATGTCGGTGATAGCGAAAGCGCGGTCCGGGCTGAAGGGGCCATTGTAATGGGGAACGAGAGTGGAAAGGTCGATTTCCACAACGCGGTCGAAGTACTTTTCCGGTTCGGCTTCCACTTCGGGGTCAGCCTGGAGGTAAGAGGCAATCTTGTCGGCGGCTGCGGCAACGTCTGCGCGGCCGGTAACCTTCAGGTAGCGGCTCATGGAATCGTCGTAGCTGAAGGTAGAGCAGGTGGCACCCACTTCTGCACCCATGTTGGCGATGGTAGCCTTGCCGGTAGCAGAAAGGCTGCGAGCGCCTTCGCCGAAGTATTCGATAATAGCGTTGGTGCCGCCCTTAACGGTGAGGATGCCAGCCAGCTTCAGGATGATGTCCTTAGCGGTTGCGAAGCCCTGGAGCTTACCGGTGAGCTTCACACCGATCATCTTCGGGTACTTCAGTTCCCAGGGGAGGCCAACCATGGCGTCCACAGCGTCTGCACCGCCAACACCGATAGCCAGCATGCCGAGACCGCCTGCGTTCACCGTGTGGGAGTCGGTACCGATCATCATGCCGCCCGGGAAAGCGTAGTTTTCAAGCACCACCTGATGGATGATGCCTGCGCCCGGGAGCCAGCAGTCAATGCCGTACTTTGCGGAAACGGACTGGAGGAAGTCGTACACTTCCTTACTGTCGGACTTTGCCTTGGGAAGGTCAATTTCCACACCTTCCTTGGCGATAATCAAGTGGTCGCAATGTACAGAACTTGGAACAGCGACCTTGGATTTTCCAGCAGTTGTAAACTGGAGGAGGGCCATCTGGGCGGTTGCGTCCTGCATTGCCACGCGGTCCGGATGGAATTCGGCAAAATCAGTACCACGAACATACTGCTTGGATTCTGCACCGTCGATCAAATGGGTGTAGAGAATCTTTTCTGTTAACGTGAGGGGGCGGCCAAGGAGCTTGCGTGCACCGTCAACGCGGACCGGCATCTTGGCATAGACCTTCTGGATCATGTCGAAATTAAAAAGCATAGTTACCTCGAGTTAGTAGACAGTAGAAAGTAGATGGTAGGAAGTTGTTGCTTCGGCGGTCTACAGGCGACAGTCTTGAATTTCATGTGCATAAGTTAGAAAATGTCGAAACTTATGTTTGAAAGCTTGCAAAAATTGTGCCAAAAATGCAGACGTAGGCAGTGTCTTGACTTTTGAAGATTATTCCCTTACATAAGATAAACTTTCATTCCTTCGTCCTTTAACCCTTGATATACATGGTGTCGATTTCGAAAAATATCAAGTACTTCTCCACGGATCTCCTTATAGCGTTCTTCGATTGTTAAAATTTCATTTATGTTGTCATTATGTATTTTTGTGGCGTTCTTGAAATATAGAAAAGGCTGAATGTCATAAAATGACAAAAGAACTGCTTTGGATGTAGATGCCAATTTTAGGTGTTGAAATTATGCGTGCGTTCTGTTTTTTTTCTCCAAAAAAATGTGGAATTATCTATGTTTAGTGTGTTGTAGAGCTTGATGAACGGTTTTAAGGAGGACGTTCTTATGAACATGAAATTTATTAATGGTTTCTTTGCTGCTGTTTTGGCAACCTCCATGATCGTTGGCTGCGATGATGATTCGTCTTCTGTGTCCGCACCAAAGGATGATCCCGTGTCATCGTCTAGCGCTGAAGAACGTTCTTCGTCAAGTGTCATTCTGAGCGATAGCGATATAGAATCGTCGGGGACTTCGTCCCCTTACGAAATCTTATCCTCTGCTGAGGAAGAATCTAGCAGTTCTTCGGAAGTTGCAGTGAGTTCTTCTTCAATTGTTGCGAATTCGTCGAGTTCGAACGATGACGTGGATAGGTCTTCTTCATCTGACATTGAGGCGGAATCTTCATCCTCGTCATCCTGGAGCAGCGCAGCGGCGATAGGATCCAGTAGCAGCATCGCTTCGTCCAACAGTTTCAATGACGGCAGCGAATATGACGCTACTGCAAACACATTGAAGGACCTTCGCGACGGTCATACTTACAAAACAGTAACCATCGGTACACAGATCTGGATGGCGGAAAACCTGAATTATGCCTATACAGGCGTACCTTACCAATTCGTCAAATATACAAGCTTCTCCTCGGACTCCACTAGTTGGTGCTATGACAATGAGGTTGCCAACTGCGACAAGTACGGTCGCTTGTATACTTGGGCTGCTGCCATTGACTCAGTGACTCTGGCAAATAATGCTGACAATCCACAGATTTGCGGATATGACAAGACTTGTATGTTATCGACTGTTACTCGGGGCGTTTGCCCCTCTGGTTGGCACTTGCCCTCTATGGATGAGTTCATCACCCTGATGGATGCTGTTGGAGGTTATGCTACTTTGGGTATTGTTCTTAAGTCGCAAATTGGTTGGGAGTCAAAAGAAGGTGTGCCGGCAGGCACTGATGCCTACGGTTTCTCCGCGCTTCCCGCGGGCTTCGGGTTCTATGATGGTGTTTTCTCAATTGTCGGCAAATTAGCTTACTTTTGGTCTAGTAGCGAAGACCAGAGTGACGGTGCCTACGGCCTGGACTTGTCCTACGATGACGAGGAGGGCGACATAGTCGGCCGCATCAAGAGCTGCGCCTTCTCGGTACGTTGCGTAAAGGATTAGACGCTGTGTTACGTGTTGGGCGATAATTTTCGCGAATAATCTCAAATCCAAGCTTTTCCACATAGAATTGCTTTAAAACTTCGTAGTTTGAAACGATGATGACAACGTGGTGGATTTGATCAAATTTCATGAGTTAGCTTCTATATTGAGAAATATAACATCAACGGGATTCCTTTCTTTTTTCCTATTTTTGCGGCATAATGAAAATCCTTCAGATCAACAAGATTTTTAATCGCTTGGGTAAGTTCCAGACAGCCCATCGTCGTGGAATTCTTATTGGGATTATTCTTTTTACTCTGGCTGCCGCTGCCGGCATTTTACGTTTTGAGTTCAGTTTTACAAATGATGGCTGGTTTCTGGAAGGGGACCCGGCCAAGGTCAATGCGGAAAAGTTCCG
Protein-coding sequences here:
- a CDS encoding aconitate hydratase, giving the protein MLFNFDMIQKVYAKMPVRVDGARKLLGRPLTLTEKILYTHLIDGAESKQYVRGTDFAEFHPDRVAMQDATAQMALLQFTTAGKSKVAVPSSVHCDHLIIAKEGVEIDLPKAKSDSKEVYDFLQSVSAKYGIDCWLPGAGIIHQVVLENYAFPGGMMIGTDSHTVNAGGLGMLAIGVGGADAVDAMVGLPWELKYPKMIGVKLTGKLQGFATAKDIILKLAGILTVKGGTNAIIEYFGEGARSLSATGKATIANMGAEVGATCSTFSYDDSMSRYLKVTGRADVAAAADKIASYLQADPEVEAEPEKYFDRVVEIDLSTLVPHYNGPFSPDRAFAITDMAESIKATDAKPESKDEVSAALIGSCTNSSYEDLFMAASMIKQALAKGLTPKCPLIINPGSEQVRYTAERDGLIDLFKQFGATIMTNACGPCIGRWDRAGADKKELNTIVHSFNRNFAKRADGNPNTHAFVASPLMAVIAALSGKLTFNPATDTLVNGEGKAVKLDPPEKCELPVNGFEVKDAGFQAPAEDGSSITVTINPESKRLQALAPFAAWDGKDIMGAPILIKAKGKCTTDHISMAGPWLNYRGHLENISNNMLIGAVNAFNGETNKVLCQCGSYKEVPELAKVYKEKGIGSIVIGDENYGEGSSREHAAMEPRFLGVKAVIVKSFARIHETNLKKQGMLALTFANPADYDKIQEQDVFDILGLTEFAPGKPLTLVAHHKDGSADNITLNHTYNEQQWAWFKAGSALNLIKQMNK
- a CDS encoding fibrobacter succinogenes major paralogous domain-containing protein, translated to MNMKFINGFFAAVLATSMIVGCDDDSSSVSAPKDDPVSSSSAEERSSSSVILSDSDIESSGTSSPYEILSSAEEESSSSSEVAVSSSSIVANSSSSNDDVDRSSSSDIEAESSSSSSWSSAAAIGSSSSIASSNSFNDGSEYDATANTLKDLRDGHTYKTVTIGTQIWMAENLNYAYTGVPYQFVKYTSFSSDSTSWCYDNEVANCDKYGRLYTWAAAIDSVTLANNADNPQICGYDKTCMLSTVTRGVCPSGWHLPSMDEFITLMDAVGGYATLGIVLKSQIGWESKEGVPAGTDAYGFSALPAGFGFYDGVFSIVGKLAYFWSSSEDQSDGAYGLDLSYDDEEGDIVGRIKSCAFSVRCVKD